Genomic segment of Paraburkholderia agricolaris:
GATCGCGCCGAGCGCCATTTCATCGTTATGCGCATAGACGGCGGTCACGTCAGGATGCGCCTGCAACAGCGTTTCCATGACCTGGCGACCCTTGTCGCGCGCGAAGTCGCCGCTTTGCGAGGCGATGAGCGTCATGCCCGGATTCTTCGCGATGACTTCGTCGAAGCCCTTCTTGCGATCGTTCGCAGCCGACGCGCCGGTGGTGCCTTCGAGTTCGATGATCTTCGCCTTGCCGCCGGTCGCCTTGACCAGCCAGTCGGCGGCGCGATGGCCCTGATCGATGAAGTCGGAGCCGATGAAGGTGATGTAGTCGCGGCCCGCCTTGGCGACCGACTGATCGACGTCGCGGTCGACCAGGATTACCGGAATGCCGGCCTTCTTGGCCTGCAGCACGACCGGCGCGAGCGGCTTTTCTTCGCGCGGCGGGAACACCAGCAGATCGACGTGCTGCGCGATCATGTTCTGGATATCCGATACCTGTTTCGCGTTCGAACTGTTGGCGTCGGTCATGACCAGCTGCCAGCCGCACTTCGCGGCGATGTCCTTGAAGCTCTTGGTCTCCGCGAGACGCCACGGATTGTTGCTTTCGGTCTGCGCGAAGCCGACTTTCAGCGGGGTCTTGTTGGGCAACTTCGGCAACGCGTCGTCGGCGTGCGCAGTGGCGACGCCGAACCCGATTGCCAGAGCCAGCAGCGAACCTGCCAGCGGACGAATCTGTTGCTTGCGCACGTGCTTGCGCGACTGCGTGTTGAGCGACGCCATTGTCTTCCTCCAGTACCGGTGAGATGTATTTGCTTTTTAGTGTTTCTCCTGTCGGCGAGGTTGCTTCACCCCGACCGCACGTGCCGATTATTTCACCGAGAATTATTATCGGTCAATCACTAATAATATTAATTGCTGGCTTTTTTGCCTCGGTAATTACCCTCACCGAGCCGCGTTCGACGAGCGGTCCGTCGAGTTTTACCAGCCGGTGCCGCACCGGTGCGCCGGCCGCGCGGTTGTGTTCTTCCTGCAGCAAGGTTTCGACGGCCCAGCGCCCCAGTTCATAGTTCGGCAGCACCACCGTCGACAGCGGCGGATGCGTGTGACGGGCAATTTCCTGGTCGTCGTAGCCGAGTACGGAAATGTCTTCGGGCACACGCAGGCCGAGTTGCTTCAACGCCTCGATCGCACCCAGCGCGGTCAGGTCGTTGGCGCAGAAGATGGCGGTCGGCGGATGGGCTTCGCGCATCAGGGAGAGTGTCATTTCGAAGCCGACCCCCGAACTCCAGTCGCCGTCGCGCACCAGTTCCGGCGCGAACGGCAGATCGGCGGTGGCGAGTGCGGTGCGATAGCCCTTGAGGCGGTCTTTCGAGGCGTCCTGCCACGGCTCGCCGTTGATATAGCCGATCCGCCGATGTCCCGCCTGCAGCAGATAGTCGGTTGCCAGATGGCCGCCCGCGACCTCGGCGGGCACCACCGACGACACCGCGCTTTCGCTCGTGTAGCAGTTCAGCAGCACGGTGGGCACCTGCGAGAGCGCCGTTGGCAGGGTGACCTTGCGGGTGTAGACGGTCGCGTAGATCACACCGAATACGTGCGGGTTCGACAGCGTGGCGTCGAGCACCTGCTTTTCGATGTCGGCATTGCCGTGGGTCGAGTAGACGGCGAGCATCTTGCCGTTTGCATAGGCCGCATCGCGTGCGCCGTCGACGTTGACGACCGGGTGGGGGCTGGTGGAAATCTCGTCCGCCAGGTAGACGATCAGGTTGCGCTCGTCGTTCGAAGCCGACACCGGCTCGCGTAGCGAAAGCCGGTAGCCGAGGTCGTGCGCGGCCTTCAGCACCTTGTTGCGGGTGGTCTCGGAGAATTTTGCGCCGGTCGCGTTGTTCAGGACCAGCGAGACCGTGGATTGCGACACGCCGGTGAGCTTGGCGATGTCGGTCATGGTCGGACGGCGTTGAGTCGATTTTTTCATTGTGCGGGCCGCGTTACAGCGGCGCGAAAACAAGGGCATGCCGGTGGCATTCGTGGTGCGACGGTACCACTAATAATATGCGCGCAGCAACGCGCGCTAACCCGCCATTTGGGAGCTTCTAACAGCACGCGAATGGGTCAAATCAGACAAATTTATGACTAATAATATTGACCGATGTGCTTTGGCGTGCGATTCTCGGTCGCGCGGACCCTGGCGGTCCGCCGGCCGCGCGCTGTGTGCGGCATGTCATAGGAGACATTGATGGGCGTTCATGCCGCCATCCGCCTGAGGCCCGGCCTTTTCTGACCATGCGCGACGTTTCCTTGAATCCGGTCCGGCCCTTCGGCCATGAACTCACCGAGCTCGCGTGGCTTGACGACCCCGCGATCGCGCCGACGCTTGTCATGCTGACTTCAGGCGCCACACGCGTGGTGGTCGCGCCTGAAATCGGCGGCGCGCTGGCGGCTTACTACGAGTCGACGCCCGCAGGCCCGCTGCACTGGCTGCGGCCAGCCACGCAGGGAGCGTTCGAAGAACGCGATCCGCTGCGCATGGCGAGCTTCCCGCTTTTTCCCTACTGCAACCGGATTCGCGACGCACGCTTTCAGTTCGACGGCGGCATGGTCGATCTGAACGGCAATGACGTGCGTTTTGCGCACGCGCTGCACGGCAACGCGTGGCGGAGTCCCTGGCAGGTGGGGACGCGCACGGAGCGCTCGGTGGAGTTGCACTTTGAACACGAACCGGATTCGCAGCGGCCAGGTGACTGGCCATTCCGTTATCGCGCGAGGCAACGCATCGAGTTGATTGGCGGCGCGCTGCGTATCGCGATGTCCGCGCAGAATCTGAGTGAACGGCCAATGCCCTTTGGCATGGGCCATCATCCGTACTATCCGCGCACTGCGCAGACCCGTGTCTTTGCCAATGTGCAAGGCATGTGGCACGCCGACGCGGACGTGCTGCCCACGCATCTCGGTCCGCACCCGGCGGTCGAGGCGCTGCGTCACGGCATGTCGCCGGATGCGTTCGCGCTCGACAACAACTTCGCCAACTGGTCGCGCGAGGCGACGATTGCGTGGCCCGACGAACACCGTCAATTGACGATGACCGCCGATGCGCCCTTCGATCATATGGTGGTATTCGCGCCCGCCAACGATACGCAGCTATGCGTGGAACCGGTGACCAACACCACCGATTGTTTCAACGCGGTCGGCATGCGGGAGCAGGTGGGCGGCTGCGTGTTGCAGCCAGGCGAGGAGATTGCCGCGGCGCTGAACTGGACACCGCGCAGGGGCTAGCTCAGGGACTAGCTTAGAGACTAGCTCAGGGGCGGGTTCACTCCACCCGCAACCGCGCCATGTACGGCAGGTGATCCGACAGCCACGCGGTTTCCTGCGTCGGCTGGATCCATTCGATCGGTTTCATTCCGCGCACGAACATCTTGTCGAGCGCGAGCGCCGGCGAGAAGGCCGGGAACGTGCGGGCGGATTCGCCGAGCAATGTGGCCACTTCCTGCAGACCGTGTTCGGCAAAGAGCGGCACGGAGTCGTTGCGCCAGTCGTTGAAGTCGCCGGCCAGCACCAGCGGACCGTCCGGTG
This window contains:
- a CDS encoding ABC transporter substrate-binding protein — its product is MASLNTQSRKHVRKQQIRPLAGSLLALAIGFGVATAHADDALPKLPNKTPLKVGFAQTESNNPWRLAETKSFKDIAAKCGWQLVMTDANSSNAKQVSDIQNMIAQHVDLLVFPPREEKPLAPVVLQAKKAGIPVILVDRDVDQSVAKAGRDYITFIGSDFIDQGHRAADWLVKATGGKAKIIELEGTTGASAANDRKKGFDEVIAKNPGMTLIASQSGDFARDKGRQVMETLLQAHPDVTAVYAHNDEMALGAIAAIKAAGKQPGKDIQIVTIDGTKGGMDAIAAGELGASVQSSPFFGPLACDVAQRYAKGEKIPTWVKVSDRFYDKSNVQQNMQYGY
- a CDS encoding LacI family DNA-binding transcriptional regulator, yielding MTDIAKLTGVSQSTVSLVLNNATGAKFSETTRNKVLKAAHDLGYRLSLREPVSASNDERNLIVYLADEISTSPHPVVNVDGARDAAYANGKMLAVYSTHGNADIEKQVLDATLSNPHVFGVIYATVYTRKVTLPTALSQVPTVLLNCYTSESAVSSVVPAEVAGGHLATDYLLQAGHRRIGYINGEPWQDASKDRLKGYRTALATADLPFAPELVRDGDWSSGVGFEMTLSLMREAHPPTAIFCANDLTALGAIEALKQLGLRVPEDISVLGYDDQEIARHTHPPLSTVVLPNYELGRWAVETLLQEEHNRAAGAPVRHRLVKLDGPLVERGSVRVITEAKKPAINIISD
- a CDS encoding aldose 1-epimerase — translated: MRDVSLNPVRPFGHELTELAWLDDPAIAPTLVMLTSGATRVVVAPEIGGALAAYYESTPAGPLHWLRPATQGAFEERDPLRMASFPLFPYCNRIRDARFQFDGGMVDLNGNDVRFAHALHGNAWRSPWQVGTRTERSVELHFEHEPDSQRPGDWPFRYRARQRIELIGGALRIAMSAQNLSERPMPFGMGHHPYYPRTAQTRVFANVQGMWHADADVLPTHLGPHPAVEALRHGMSPDAFALDNNFANWSREATIAWPDEHRQLTMTADAPFDHMVVFAPANDTQLCVEPVTNTTDCFNAVGMREQVGGCVLQPGEEIAAALNWTPRRG